One window of the Shimwellia blattae DSM 4481 = NBRC 105725 genome contains the following:
- the bglX gene encoding beta-glucosidase BglX: protein MNWRLAAAVAACLSLAPALAGTSPFGQHPLTVQARDAFVSDLLTRMTNDEKIGQLRLISVGPDNPKSAIRDMIKQGQVGAIFNTVTRQDIRAMQDQVMALSRLKIPLFFAYDVVHGQRTIFPISLGLASTFNLDTASIVGRVSAYEAADDGLNMTWAPMVDVSRDPRWGRVSEGFGEDTFLSSAMGQALVTSMQGKSPAERYSVMTSVKHFAAYGAVEGGREYNTVDMSPQRLFNDYMPPYKAALDAGSGGVMVALNSVNGTPSTADSWLLKDLLRDQWGFTGITISDHGAIKELIKHGVARDPEDAVRVALNAGINMSMSDEYYSKYLPGLLKSGAVSQQALDDATRHVLNVKYDMGLFNDPYSHLGPRESDPAETNAESRLHREAARQVARESLVLLKNRLNTLPLKKSGTIAVIGPLADSKRDMMGSWSAAGVAEQSVTVLQGIKNALGEQATVRYARGANVTDDQGIVAFLNQYEPAVTIDKRTPQAMLDEAVKTASQSDVIVAVVGEAQGMAHEASSRTDISLPASQQALIAALKKTGKPLVLVLMNGRPLTLVKEDQQADALLETWFAGTEGGNAIADVLFGDYNPSGKLPMSFPRSVGQIPVYYSHLSTGRPYNADKPNKYTSRYFDQVNAPLYPFGYGLSYTTFSVSPVRMSAPSMDKQGSVTASVTVTNTGKREGATAVQLYLQDVTASMSRPVKMLRGFKKVALKPGEATTVSFPIDVNALSFWNARMQHAAEPGAFNVYIGLDSARVQQGEFTLK from the coding sequence ATGAACTGGCGTTTAGCGGCCGCAGTTGCCGCCTGCCTGAGCCTGGCTCCGGCCCTGGCCGGGACCAGCCCCTTCGGGCAACACCCCCTGACGGTACAGGCGCGCGATGCGTTTGTGTCTGACCTGCTGACCAGAATGACGAACGATGAAAAAATCGGTCAGTTGCGGCTTATCAGCGTAGGCCCGGATAACCCGAAATCGGCCATCCGCGACATGATTAAGCAAGGCCAGGTGGGGGCGATTTTTAACACCGTGACCCGCCAGGATATTCGCGCCATGCAGGATCAGGTGATGGCGCTCAGCCGTCTGAAAATCCCGCTGTTTTTTGCCTATGACGTGGTACACGGCCAGCGCACAATCTTCCCCATCAGCCTGGGGCTGGCTTCGACCTTTAACCTTGATACCGCAAGCATTGTCGGCCGGGTTTCAGCCTATGAAGCGGCAGACGATGGCCTGAATATGACCTGGGCGCCGATGGTGGATGTCTCGCGGGATCCGCGCTGGGGCCGGGTTTCTGAAGGCTTTGGTGAAGATACCTTCCTGAGTTCTGCCATGGGCCAGGCGCTGGTGACCTCAATGCAGGGCAAGAGCCCGGCAGAGCGCTACTCGGTGATGACCAGCGTGAAGCACTTTGCCGCCTACGGCGCCGTGGAAGGGGGAAGAGAGTACAACACCGTCGATATGAGCCCCCAGCGCCTGTTTAATGACTATATGCCGCCCTATAAGGCCGCGCTGGATGCGGGCAGCGGCGGGGTGATGGTGGCGCTGAACTCGGTTAACGGCACCCCTTCCACCGCCGACAGCTGGCTGCTTAAAGATCTGCTGCGCGACCAGTGGGGCTTCACCGGTATTACCATCTCTGATCACGGTGCTATCAAAGAGCTGATCAAACACGGCGTGGCCCGGGATCCTGAAGATGCTGTGCGGGTGGCGCTGAATGCCGGTATCAATATGAGCATGAGCGACGAATACTACAGCAAATACCTGCCGGGCCTGCTGAAAAGCGGCGCTGTCAGCCAGCAGGCGCTGGATGACGCCACCCGCCATGTGCTTAATGTGAAGTACGATATGGGGCTGTTTAACGATCCCTACAGCCACCTGGGCCCCCGGGAGAGCGACCCGGCAGAGACCAACGCAGAAAGCCGCCTGCACCGGGAAGCGGCCCGCCAGGTTGCCAGAGAGAGCCTGGTACTGCTAAAAAACCGCCTCAACACGCTGCCGCTGAAAAAGTCCGGCACTATTGCGGTCATCGGCCCGCTGGCCGACAGCAAGCGCGACATGATGGGCAGCTGGTCCGCCGCCGGGGTGGCAGAGCAGTCAGTCACCGTATTGCAGGGGATTAAAAACGCCCTCGGGGAGCAGGCGACCGTCCGCTATGCCAGAGGGGCGAATGTCACTGACGACCAGGGCATAGTGGCCTTCCTTAACCAGTATGAACCGGCGGTCACCATTGATAAACGCACCCCGCAGGCCATGCTGGATGAGGCGGTAAAAACCGCCAGCCAGTCAGATGTGATTGTCGCGGTCGTGGGGGAGGCCCAGGGGATGGCCCATGAGGCCTCCAGCCGCACGGATATTTCCCTGCCCGCCAGCCAGCAGGCGCTGATTGCGGCACTGAAAAAGACCGGCAAACCGCTGGTGCTGGTGCTGATGAACGGCCGCCCGCTTACGCTGGTAAAAGAAGACCAGCAGGCAGACGCCCTGCTGGAGACCTGGTTTGCGGGCACCGAAGGGGGCAACGCCATTGCGGATGTGCTGTTCGGGGATTACAACCCCTCCGGCAAGTTGCCCATGTCGTTCCCGCGCTCGGTCGGGCAGATCCCGGTGTACTACAGCCACCTGAGCACCGGGCGGCCATATAACGCGGATAAACCCAATAAATACACCTCCCGCTATTTTGATCAGGTCAATGCGCCGCTGTACCCCTTTGGCTACGGGCTGAGTTACACCACGTTCAGTGTCTCGCCGGTGCGCATGTCGGCCCCGTCAATGGACAAGCAGGGCAGTGTGACCGCAAGCGTTACGGTGACCAATACCGGCAAGCGGGAAGGGGCCACGGCGGTACAGCTGTACCTGCAGGACGTGACCGCCAGCATGAGCCGCCCGGTGAAGATGCTGCGCGGCTTCAAAAAAGTGGCCCTTAAACCCGGCGAGGCGACCACGGTCAGCTTCCCGATAGACGTTAACGCGCTGAGCTTCTGGAATGCCCGGATGCAGCACGCCGCCGAACCGGGGGCCTTTAACGTTTA
- the dusC gene encoding tRNA dihydrouridine(16) synthase DusC: MRVLLAPMEGVLDSLVRQLLTGVNDYDLCITEFVRVVDQLLPEKVFTRLCPELNNHSRTPSGTRVRIQLLGQHPQWLAENAHRAAELGSWGVDLNCGCPSKLVNGSGGGAMLLKDPELIYRGAKAMREAVPAHLPVTVKVRLGWESSEHKFDIADAVQQAGATELVVHGRTKADGYSAQAIDWQAIGEIRQRLTIPVIANGEIRDWQSARECMAVTGCDALMVGRWALNIPNLSRVIKYNEPPMSWPGVVALLQRYSRLEKAGDTGMYHVARIKQWLGYLRKAYPEATALFSEVRTLKTAGEIARVILAQ; the protein is encoded by the coding sequence ATGCGTGTATTGCTGGCACCCATGGAGGGGGTTCTTGACTCCCTGGTGCGCCAACTCCTGACCGGGGTTAACGACTATGACCTGTGTATCACCGAGTTTGTCCGGGTGGTGGACCAGTTACTGCCGGAGAAGGTATTCACCCGGCTGTGCCCGGAGCTGAATAACCACAGCCGCACCCCCTCCGGTACGCGGGTACGCATCCAGTTGCTGGGCCAGCACCCCCAGTGGCTGGCGGAAAACGCCCACCGGGCCGCTGAGCTGGGCTCCTGGGGGGTGGATCTGAACTGCGGTTGCCCGTCAAAACTGGTCAACGGCAGCGGCGGCGGGGCGATGCTGCTCAAAGATCCGGAGCTTATCTACCGGGGGGCAAAAGCCATGCGCGAGGCGGTACCGGCCCACCTGCCGGTAACGGTAAAAGTGCGCCTGGGCTGGGAGAGCAGCGAACATAAGTTTGACATTGCCGATGCCGTACAGCAGGCCGGAGCCACGGAGCTTGTGGTGCACGGGCGCACCAAAGCAGACGGCTACAGCGCGCAGGCTATCGACTGGCAGGCGATTGGCGAGATCCGCCAGCGGCTGACCATTCCGGTTATCGCTAACGGTGAGATCCGCGACTGGCAGTCCGCCCGGGAGTGTATGGCGGTGACCGGCTGCGATGCCCTTATGGTCGGGCGCTGGGCGCTGAATATTCCCAACCTCAGCCGGGTTATCAAGTATAACGAGCCCCCCATGAGCTGGCCCGGTGTGGTGGCCTTGCTACAGCGCTATTCCCGGCTGGAGAAAGCCGGGGATACCGGCATGTATCATGTGGCGCGCATTAAGCAGTGGCTGGGGTATCTGCGCAAAGCGTACCCGGAAGCCACGGCGCTCTTTAGCGAAGTGCGGACCTTAAAAACCGCCGGGGAGATCGCCCGGGTTATTCTGGCGCAGTAA
- the dld gene encoding D-lactate dehydrogenase, translated as MTANTTIDNKTLISELSRLVGKSHVLTDPEKTARYRKGFRSGQGDALAVVFPGTLLEMWRVLSACVSADKIILMQAANTGLTEGSTPSGNDYDREIVIISTLRLDHLQLLDKGEQVLAWPGSTLYSLEKALKPLGREPHSVIGSSCIGASVIGGICNNSGGALVHRGPAYTEMALYARIDEEGKLQLVNHLGINLGSTPEQILGRLDDGQIQPADIEHDGRQGSDHHYEARVRDVDADTPARFNADPTHLFEASGCAGKLAVFAVRLDTFPAEKRQQVFYIGTNQPAVLSQIRRHILANFSNLPVAGEYMHRDIYDIAAVYGKDTFLMIDKLGTDKMPFFFTLKGRTDAALAKVPFVKPYFTDRFMQKLGKLFPRHLPERMQTWRDKYEHHLLLKMSGDGINEAQTWLTEFFKDAEGDFFACTATEGAKAFLHRFAAAGAAIRYHAVHTDEVEDILALDIALRRNDEDWFEHLPAEIDSKLTYKLYYGHFLCHVFHQDYIVKKGHDPHEVKEQMLALLRERGAQYPAEHNVGHLYEAPPALVDFYHQNDPTNSMNPGIGKTSKKKHYAGCCEDHSHH; from the coding sequence ATGACAGCGAACACAACAATAGACAACAAAACGCTTATCTCCGAATTATCGCGCCTGGTGGGAAAGAGCCATGTTCTGACCGACCCGGAAAAAACCGCCCGCTACCGTAAAGGCTTTCGTTCCGGCCAGGGGGATGCTCTGGCCGTGGTCTTCCCCGGCACACTGCTGGAGATGTGGCGCGTGCTGAGCGCCTGCGTCAGCGCAGACAAAATCATTCTGATGCAGGCGGCCAACACGGGGCTGACTGAAGGCTCAACCCCCAGCGGCAATGATTACGATCGCGAGATTGTTATCATCAGTACCCTGCGTCTTGACCACCTGCAACTGCTGGACAAAGGGGAGCAGGTGCTCGCCTGGCCGGGCTCGACCCTCTACTCGCTGGAAAAGGCCCTCAAACCTCTGGGCCGTGAGCCGCACTCGGTTATCGGCTCCTCCTGTATTGGTGCCTCGGTCATTGGCGGGATCTGTAATAACTCGGGCGGCGCCCTGGTGCACCGCGGACCGGCCTATACGGAAATGGCGCTGTATGCGCGCATTGATGAAGAGGGCAAACTGCAGCTGGTTAACCACCTGGGGATCAACCTGGGGAGCACCCCGGAGCAGATCCTCGGGCGCCTGGACGACGGGCAAATTCAGCCTGCGGATATCGAACACGACGGCCGCCAGGGGTCTGATCACCACTATGAGGCCCGGGTCCGGGATGTTGATGCCGACACCCCGGCCCGTTTCAACGCGGACCCCACCCACCTGTTTGAGGCCTCCGGCTGTGCCGGTAAGCTGGCGGTATTTGCCGTGCGGCTGGACACCTTCCCGGCGGAAAAACGCCAGCAGGTATTTTATATCGGCACCAACCAGCCCGCCGTGCTGAGCCAGATCCGCCGCCATATTCTGGCGAACTTCAGCAACCTGCCGGTGGCCGGTGAGTATATGCACCGGGATATCTACGATATCGCCGCCGTGTACGGTAAAGACACCTTCCTGATGATCGATAAGCTCGGCACCGACAAGATGCCGTTCTTCTTCACCCTGAAAGGGCGCACCGATGCGGCACTGGCGAAAGTGCCGTTCGTTAAACCGTACTTTACTGACCGCTTTATGCAGAAGCTGGGTAAGCTCTTCCCCCGCCACCTGCCGGAGCGGATGCAGACCTGGCGCGACAAGTATGAGCACCACCTGCTGTTAAAGATGTCCGGTGACGGGATTAATGAAGCACAAACCTGGCTGACGGAGTTTTTCAAAGACGCAGAGGGGGATTTCTTTGCCTGTACCGCCACTGAAGGGGCCAAAGCCTTCCTGCACCGCTTTGCCGCCGCCGGGGCCGCCATTCGTTACCACGCGGTACACACGGATGAGGTAGAAGATATCCTGGCGCTGGATATTGCCCTGCGCCGCAACGATGAAGACTGGTTTGAGCATCTGCCTGCAGAGATAGACAGCAAGCTGACCTACAAGCTCTACTACGGCCACTTCTTATGCCATGTATTCCACCAGGACTACATCGTTAAAAAAGGCCACGATCCCCACGAGGTGAAAGAGCAGATGCTGGCCCTGCTGCGCGAGCGCGGCGCCCAGTACCCGGCGGAACATAACGTCGGGCATCTGTATGAAGCGCCGCCTGCGCTGGTGGATTTTTACCATCAGAACGATCCCACCAACAGTATGAACCCGGGGATCGGCAAAACCAGTAAGAAGAAACACTACGCCGGGTGCTGTGAAGATCACTCACACCACTGA
- a CDS encoding Yip1 family protein encodes MNHIWGLISHPAREMQDIKRENETVSHHYVHHVLIMAAIPVVCAFIGTTQLGWNFGSGTSVRLSLTTGFVLGVVFYALMLAGVAVMGRVIWWMARDYPRRPSLERCMVFAGYVATPLFLSGIVALYPLVWLCVLVGALALLYTGYLLYVGIPSFLNISREESINFSSSTLAIGVLVLECLLAITVILWGYGYRLF; translated from the coding sequence ATGAACCATATCTGGGGACTTATCTCTCATCCTGCCCGGGAGATGCAGGATATCAAGCGTGAAAATGAAACGGTCAGCCACCACTATGTGCACCATGTCCTGATTATGGCGGCAATACCGGTGGTTTGTGCGTTTATCGGCACCACGCAACTGGGCTGGAATTTCGGCAGCGGCACGAGCGTACGCTTATCGCTCACGACCGGATTTGTCCTTGGTGTGGTGTTCTATGCCCTGATGCTGGCCGGGGTTGCGGTGATGGGGCGGGTTATCTGGTGGATGGCCCGGGACTACCCCCGGCGGCCTTCGCTGGAGCGCTGCATGGTGTTTGCCGGATACGTGGCAACGCCGCTGTTTTTAAGCGGTATTGTCGCCCTGTATCCACTGGTGTGGCTGTGTGTGCTGGTGGGGGCGCTGGCGCTGCTGTATACCGGCTATCTGCTGTATGTGGGGATCCCGTCGTTCCTGAATATCAGCCGCGAAGAGAGTATTAATTTCTCCAGCTCCACCCTGGCTATCGGGGTGCTGGTGCTGGAGTGTCTGCTGGCCATCACGGTGATTTTGTGGGGCTACGGGTATCGTTTATTCTGA
- the pbpG gene encoding D-alanyl-D-alanine endopeptidase, whose protein sequence is MSRKFRHSLFSMMLVAAIPFAPQIALAKAPSAPVQANQPQIASGSAMVVDLQTNKILYASHPDRVRPMASITKLMTAMVTLDAGLPLSEMLKVDISHTPEMKGVYSRVRLNSQISRRNMLLLALMSSENRAAASLAHHYPGGYDAFIRAMNAKAKALGMTHTRYVEPTGLSVHNVSTARDLTRLLMATRNYPLLGELSTTREDQATFASPAYTLPFRNTNHLVYRDNWDIQLTKTGFTNAAGHCLVMRTTINNRPVALVVMDAFGKYTHFADAGRLRTWLETGKASKVPAEALQYKKQKSGLIAKNSE, encoded by the coding sequence ATGTCGAGAAAATTCCGCCATTCGCTGTTCAGCATGATGCTGGTGGCCGCAATCCCTTTTGCGCCACAGATTGCCCTTGCAAAAGCCCCCTCCGCGCCTGTTCAGGCAAACCAGCCGCAAATTGCCTCCGGCAGTGCGATGGTGGTGGATCTGCAAACGAATAAAATACTCTACGCCAGCCACCCGGATCGGGTACGGCCGATGGCCTCTATCACCAAGCTGATGACGGCGATGGTCACGCTGGATGCCGGGCTCCCGCTCAGTGAGATGCTCAAAGTCGACATCAGCCATACCCCGGAGATGAAAGGGGTCTACTCCCGGGTGCGGCTCAACAGCCAGATAAGCCGCCGCAATATGCTGCTGCTGGCGCTGATGTCCTCGGAAAACCGCGCGGCCGCAAGCCTCGCGCACCATTATCCCGGCGGCTATGATGCGTTTATCCGCGCCATGAACGCCAAAGCCAAAGCGCTGGGCATGACCCACACCCGCTATGTGGAGCCCACCGGGTTATCGGTGCACAACGTCTCCACCGCCCGGGATCTGACCAGACTACTGATGGCGACCCGTAACTACCCGCTGCTGGGTGAGCTGAGCACCACCCGTGAAGATCAGGCCACCTTCGCCAGCCCCGCCTATACGCTGCCGTTTCGTAACACCAACCACCTGGTCTACCGGGATAACTGGGATATTCAGCTGACCAAAACCGGCTTTACCAACGCGGCGGGCCACTGCCTGGTGATGCGCACCACCATCAATAACCGCCCGGTGGCGCTGGTGGTGATGGACGCCTTCGGGAAGTATACCCACTTTGCAGACGCAGGCCGCCTGCGTACCTGGCTGGAAACCGGCAAAGCGTCTAAAGTCCCGGCGGAAGCACTGCAGTATAAAAAGCAGAAATCAGGGCTGATTGCGAAAAACAGCGAGTAA
- a CDS encoding DedA family protein — translation MDFNALIAHWGYAALLIGCMAEGETFAILGGVAAHQGLLQFILVVLSVALGGMIGDQVLYLLGRKFGTRILNRFTRYRKKIGQAQRLITGHPKLFVIGTRFMYGFRIIGPVLIGASHLPPRVFLPLNILGAVLWSLIFTSLGYLGGELIGPWLHDLNQHLRHWIWLIIVLALVVGLRLWMRRRRKRRAPSQSSK, via the coding sequence ATGGATTTCAACGCTCTTATTGCGCACTGGGGATATGCGGCCCTGCTCATCGGCTGCATGGCTGAAGGCGAAACTTTCGCGATTTTAGGCGGTGTGGCGGCACACCAGGGGCTATTGCAGTTTATTCTGGTGGTGCTGTCGGTGGCGCTGGGCGGAATGATTGGCGACCAGGTGCTGTATCTGCTGGGGCGCAAATTTGGCACCCGGATTCTGAATCGCTTTACCCGCTACCGGAAAAAAATCGGCCAGGCCCAGCGCCTGATTACCGGCCACCCGAAGTTGTTTGTGATAGGCACACGCTTTATGTACGGCTTCCGGATTATCGGCCCCGTGCTGATTGGCGCCAGCCACCTGCCGCCGCGGGTTTTTCTGCCGCTGAATATCCTGGGCGCGGTGTTGTGGAGCCTGATTTTTACCTCGCTGGGGTATCTGGGCGGGGAGCTGATTGGCCCCTGGCTGCACGATCTGAACCAGCATCTGCGCCACTGGATCTGGCTGATCATCGTGCTGGCACTGGTGGTGGGGCTGCGCCTGTGGATGCGCCGGCGCCGTAAGCGCCGCGCCCCTTCACAGAGCAGTAAATAA